Sequence from the Kribbella aluminosa genome:
CCGTGGTACTCCGACGATCCGCAATGGCACCGCCACTGGCTCGACTCGGTGACCGAGATGATCGATCGGTACCAACCCGAGCTGCTGTACTCCGACGGACCGCTGCCCTTCGGTGAGGCCGACTACGCGCCGGGACTCCAGGCCGTTGCTCGGCTGTACAACACGAGCGCGCGAGTCCACGGGACGAACCGCGCCGTCTACCAGCAGAAGGACCGCCGGCCCGAGATCAGCGCCGTCGGGGTGATGGACATCGAGCGGAGCCAAACGCCCAGGATCGAGGAGTTCCCGTGGCAGACCGACACCTCGGTCGGCGACTGGTTCTACAACGTCCGGGACGTCTACAAGACCGCAGGCCACGTGATCGAGCTGCTCGTGGACATCGTGTCGAAGAACGGGAACCTGTTGCTGAACGTGCCGCAACGGCCGGACGGCACGATCGATGCCGAGTGTTCGCAGCTGCTCGACGACCTCGGAGCGTGGATGCGGGTGTGCGGCGAAGGCATTTACGGCACGAGACCCTTCCGGGTGTTCGGCGAGGGGCCGTCGGGCGTGGTGATCAAGGGCTTCACCGAGGACCGTGTCCACTGGTCGAGCTCCGACTTCCGCTTCACCCGACGGGACGGGACCCTGTATGCGTTCCAGTTGGCGTGGCCGACCGACGGACGCGCCGTGATCCGCAGCCTCGCCGGGCACGAGACGGTGACCGGCGTCCGGTTGCTCGGCCACGGGCCCGTCCCGTTCGAGCAGGCTCACGGAATACTGGTGGTCCGCCTGCCCGAGACACCGCCCCTCGAGGTCGCCAACTGCCTCGCCATCGACCACCAGGAAGCTTGATGACCACCTACGCGGGCTACCTCTACGTGCATTTCAAACGCGAGTCGGCCAACGGCGAGCAGATCTACTTCGCCTTGAGC
This genomic interval carries:
- a CDS encoding alpha-L-fucosidase — translated: MPVGPFEPSFESLRNFECPDWFRDAKFGIWSHWGPQSVPRYGDWYARNMYREGSDQYRYHLRTYGHPSAFGYKDVVRQWKAERFDAEELMERFVAAGARYFVAQAVHHDNFFNYESSLNRWNSVKVGPGKDIVGLWKAAADERGIPFGITEHLGAALGWLAVNKGSDKHGPFAGVRYDGTDPAYRDLYLDNSRYLADAEVPDPWYSDDPQWHRHWLDSVTEMIDRYQPELLYSDGPLPFGEADYAPGLQAVARLYNTSARVHGTNRAVYQQKDRRPEISAVGVMDIERSQTPRIEEFPWQTDTSVGDWFYNVRDVYKTAGHVIELLVDIVSKNGNLLLNVPQRPDGTIDAECSQLLDDLGAWMRVCGEGIYGTRPFRVFGEGPSGVVIKGFTEDRVHWSSSDFRFTRRDGTLYAFQLAWPTDGRAVIRSLAGHETVTGVRLLGHGPVPFEQAHGILVVRLPETPPLEVANCLAIDHQEA